From Pseudochaenichthys georgianus chromosome 11, fPseGeo1.2, whole genome shotgun sequence, a single genomic window includes:
- the topaz1 gene encoding protein TOPAZ1 isoform X2: MLPSSSRKKLNRTALTNFSLTLVPRSRRNLQNNFATEKPEENKLVPEPKDSNSFQNNNASVPSSLTSPANVTKTIEGEPEEPCVGTQKSKWRSKGDGSVHVIDQEGPCTRGKFQKCKPNTRSKSKHGVRTLKELCNLRLKFTWCDCTAADKKEVVKPKRGKMSCKKDLINEATKSKKSGVVKSGRCNSTQGGVNGKTRVGRRARDSGCKEKAKSAWCDPDPAAAQTGTRCSITAELSNDDEITLPSPARLAGSDGSLGKAAKSSVCSLCGDCKYISRHHTTLGEHWQKSSSCGPEHPTVKVENNKKATATSKKIIIWIDQYPKVMLCDIAKKREMRAGFSFEPGCLGHNKQEIKESVSAKEVQSVCRAPSPTEHQSHRTNEKTVSSHKRCRSLKSKSSTTCSASSSLREHTQEGQCRTRIHGRDVEEDPSSRSNLVGEEIHRDKRLKLGHGVKDGTLPSTPYFENVTDKDQAETDSVDKEMSVVSRACVERAVCDSSCFGPAEKENNVHNRPCDEKDNPTNTEAAEMSSEVFSETNEVEMEELDSFTCQRARPYIRNIQYSCARTFMSWPFPNSRLIPKPHTTDCQAEPIDLSARNNSNAPSDQIEPGISSKWTNDELPHSEASSITAHHVSIQKEDKREENGESILKERNVSSLSTEFASHLMEAEEPSLSLDKATFSKPSQRGKETQTDIVLAASSPVDRPEPDSSTLTPSPSALGLSDCETANTLSPMSSLFSHSGPSSLPATPSSLTLSSFLLKKVEAVESAYSPCTSSTPKCMVKAGYKEVFTCEESQITSWTSPSAPSHNSDSFDSCQSSLLLPQVEQESDEELLTHKTDSNVIMLPQILSPINSPQGKSRKSLLPPQSQDCPGDAKEDQHMDSSKRQVLPECHMPEIVNCNNENSKDDLEHNRKDLEGVSKATPKEVESSPYNNEDVEDANEEESQDETDNEDDVEQGNNKSDQVPSEAKRKASITSGALTEPCSSPSCDEDDDGSLSDEGQPSPIGKEGSSPSEVAGSDRDKSVEEDTQPSVLDDITAYEQDILLVDMIQDDFELFEKLPQERVLKLGPTRVTEAPKHRPVGVVKTLTPRIGGASLEFKEESSSVDTYDGSTDVTEQESRTWRPQCSRNPAPTQSSTWPSTEYTSLPDANNNLVNRVLERSQPIQTVKSLQNNFPPLMTARIGPLIKNPPNMTEVRCHKSKSYCRQYFSDSLFCRFKICHFQHVPKAGDEKLCIETVTRFAKKPMCLQKAGAVYTGYYQNNPPGTYFSMPVLLTLLWALLKAGMVSEVFSVLNVSLAHKIVPGPEFLLALFNIVKEKSLTSVVPDLRELTNKMASAGLVLNLNSFDSVKNTPEFQQTVNPNSLVSVPGNHKVSQSAPSPECLNLDDSIVEIELCAKQEDWRKMGNVFRSICQVSKHPHQLGRISRRIATALLSESKDKLSLPFATFAESVCQGEDDLVGSFLGRIGVSLMLRYHKTQQWSKGRRVVDVLSFSKVNYSKLKGLFGNENGASRCSLVTVAAELLLLSGSVEGALNTLRENKWFLGSSLWPCDPADLESRSRVLMRLAGETSHRDTLEVLCNLPGLAELNDTVGIPKYDPLFNSHLQVCVDRQILPVASDTVGFMLSKKLSVDPLLLQTLLNKLGKQNLWPRARRAFSHALSSGYYPEVSTGFMALMVPCSLGEVELALCLEMFVTVSATDIFHLSETSTSCLSITLKRTQNCESEYLSAGSRLLSAACRPLPKLVVHYTAVNSSQDQVFTLDVFSARSWLRHNHLWANEVWTR, encoded by the exons ATGTTACCCTCTTCTAGCAGGAAAAAACTTAACCGAACCGCGTTGACAAACTTCAGTCTGACGCTGGTGCCGCGAAGTAGACGAAACTTACAGAATAATTTTGCAACTGAGAAACCAGAGGAAAACAAACTTGTTCCTGAACCTAAAGACAGTAACTCTTTCCAAAACAACAATGCATCTGTGCCATCGTCTTTAACAAGCCCCGCAAACGTGACGAAAACGATCGAAGGAGAACCGGAGGAGCCGTGCGTAGGAACGCAAAAGTCAAAATGGAGATCCAAAGGGGATGGTAGTGTGCACGTTATTGATCAAGAGGGACCATGCACCAGAGGCAAGTTTCAAAAGTGTAAACCAAACACCAGGAGCAAGAGCAAGCATGGGGTGCGCACTTTAAAGGAGCTCTGCAACCTCAGATTGAAGTTTACTTGGTGCGATTGCACGGCTGCAGACAAGAAAGAGGTGGTAAAACCAAAAAGGGGAAAAATGTCTTGCAAAAAGGACTTGATTAACGAGGCTACAAAGAGTAAAAAGTCAGGTGTAGTAAAATCTGGAAGGTGCAACTCCACACAAGGTGGTGTTAATGGGAAAACTCGCGTTGGTAGAAGAGCCAGGGACAGCGGGTGTAAAGAGAAGGCCAAGTCCGCCTGGTGTGATCCAGATCCGGCTGCTGCACAGACAGGAACACGGTGCTCCATTACCGCGGAACTGTCAA ATGATGATGAAATTACGCTCCCAAGCCCAGCCAGACTTGCTGGTTCAGATGGGTCTTTGGGAAAGGCTGCCAAATCCTCTGTTTGCAGCCTCTGTGGTGACTGTAAATACATTTCCCGTCATCATACAACTTTGGGTGAGCACTGGCAAAAAAGCAGTAGCTGTGGGCCAGAGCATCCTACGGTTAAGGTTGAGAACAATAAAAAAGCCACGGCCACCTCTAAGAAGATTATCATATGGATAGACCAGTACCCGAAGGTGATGCTTTGTGACATTGCAAAAAAACGAGAAATGAGAGCTGGATTTTCATTTGAGCCTGGGTGTTTAGGGCATAACAAGCAAGAAATCAAGGAAAGTGTTTCGGCTAAAGAAGTTCAGTCTGTCTGTCGTGCTCCGAGTCCTACTGAACACCAGAGCCATCGCACAAATGAAAAGACAGTATCCAGTCACAAGAGATGTCGTTCCCTGAAGAGTAAAAGCTCCACTACCTGTTCTGCTTCTTCCTCACTACGTGAACACACACAAGAAGGGCAGTGCAGGACTCGCATTCATGGCAGAGATGTTGAAGAGGATCCTAGCTCTCGATCCAACCTAGTAGGAGAGGAGATCCACAGGGACAAAAGACTGAAGCTAGGGCATGGTGTTAAAGATGGGACGTTGCCATCTACTCCGTATTTCGAAAATGTCACGGACAAAGACCAAGCAGAAACAGACTCTGTAGACAAAGAGATGTCTGTTGTAAGTCGAGCATGTGTAGAGCGTGCAGTTTGTGACAGCAGCTGTTTTGGCCCCGCTGAGAAAGAAAACAATGTCCACAATAGACCTTGTGATGAGAAAGACAATCCCACAAACACTGaggcagcagaaatgtcatcaGAAGTGTTCAGTGAGACCAACGAGGTTGAAATGGAGGAACTGGACTCATTTACCTGCCAGAGAGCGAGGCCCTATATCAGGAACATACAATATTCTTGTGCACGCACTTTTATGTCCTGGCCCTTCCCTAACAGTCGCTTGATCCCAAAACCACATACCACAGACTGTCAAGCAGAGCCTATTGATCTATCGGCTCGAAATAACAGCAACGCTCCATCCGATCAAATTGAGCCAGGTATATCCAGCAAATGGACCAATGATGAACTCCCACATTCAGAGGCCTCCTCAATCACAGCCCATCATGTTTCCATTCAAAAGGAAGACAAGCGAGAAGAGAATGGAGAAAGCATTTTAAAGGAGAGGAATGTGTCATCATTATCTACGGAGTTTGCATCTCACCTTATGGAAGCAGAAGAACCCAGTCTCTCCTTGGATAAGGCTACATTTTCCAAACCAAgtcagagaggaaaagagactcAAACTGACATAGTCTTAGCCGCATCTTCGCCAGTTGATAGACCTGAACCGGACAGCTCCACGTTGACCCCTTCCCCATCAGCTCTTGGCCTGAGTGACTGTGAAACTGCCAATACTTTATCTCCCATGTCATCTCTGTTCTCACACAGTGGTCCGAGCAGCCTTCCAGCCACACCCTCCTCTCTCACACTTTCATCGTTCCTACTGAAGAAAGTCGAAGCTGTGGAATCAGCTTATTCTCCATGTACGTCCTCAACACCCAAATGTATGGTCAAAGCTGGATATAAAGAAGTGTTCACCTGTGAAGAATCCCAAATAACATCATGGACTTCACCCTCTGCTCCTTCACATAACTCCGACTCCTTTGATTCATGTCAATCTTCCCTCCTCCTTCCTCAAGTCGAGCAAGAGAGTGACGAAGAACTCCTCACGCACAAAACGGATTCAAATGTTATTATGCTTCCACAGATTCTCTCTCCTATTAATTCCCCCCAAGGAAAATCACGAAAAAGCCTTTTGCCCCCCCAAAGCCAAGACTGCCCAGGTGACGCAAAGGAGGACCAACACATGGACTCCAGCAAACGTCAAGTGTTACCTGAATGTCACATGCCAGAAATTGTCAATTGCAATAATGAAAACTCAAAGGATGATCTTGAACATAATAGGAAAGACTTGGAAGGAGTCTCTAAAGCTACTCCAAAGGAAGTGGAGTCTTCGCCATACAATAATGAAGATGTGGAGGATGCTAATGAAGAGGAAAGCCAGGATGAAACCGACAACGAAGATGATGTGGAACAGGGTAACAACAAATCAGATCAAGTTCCTTCCGAGGCTAAGAGAAAGGCGAGCATAACCTCAGGAGCTCTGACAGAACCATGCTCTTCTCCCAGCTGTGATGAAGACGATGACGGGTCTCTCAGTGATGAAGGACAGCCAAGTCCTATTGGAAAAGAAGGATCTAGTCCATCTGAAGTAGCAGGCAGTGATAGGGATAAAAGTGTGGAAGAGGATACTCAGCCGAGCGTTCTGGACGATATCACAGCTTACGAACAGGACATCCTACTTGTCGATATGATCCAGGACGACTTCGAGCTGTTCGAAAAGCTGCCCCAGGAGAGAGTGCTGAAGCTGGGCCCCACCCGGGTCACAGAGGCCCCGAAACACAGACCTGTTGGAGTGGTGAAAACACTGACGCCCAGGATAGGTGGAGCATCACTGGAGTTTAAAGAAGA ATCGAGCTCAGTTGATACCTACGATGGCAGTACTGACGTCACAG aaCAGGAGAGCAGGACATGGAGACCTCAGTGTAGCAGAAACCCGGCCCCCACGCAAAGCAGCACATGGCCTTCGACTGAATACACG AGTCTCCCTGATGCCAACAACAATCTTGTCAACAGAGTTTTGGAGAG GAGCCAGCCCATCCAGACGGTGAAGTCCCTGCAAAACAACTTCCCTCCACTTATGACTGCAAGAATTG GGCCCTTGATCAAAAACCCACCCAACATGACCGAGGTCAGGTGCCACAAATCTAAGTCT TACTGCAGACAGTACTTCAGCGATTCGCTGTTCTGTCGGTTCAAGATCTGTCACTTCCAACATGTGCCTAAGGCGGGCGACGAGAAG TTGTGCATTGAAACTGTGACGCGGTTCGCCAAAAAACCAATGTGCCTTCAGAAAGCAG GAGCTGTGTATACAGGATACTACCAGAACAACCCACCTGGAACGTATTTCTCCATGCCCGTGCTCCTCACCCTCCTCTGGGCTCTGCTCAAAGCCGGCATGGTGTCAGAGGTCTTCTCGGTTCTCAACGTCAGCCTGGCTCACAAGATCGTG CCGGGCCCGGAGTTCCTGTTGGCCCTCTTCAACATTGTGAAAGAAAAGAGTCTCACAAGTGTTGTACCTGATCTCAGGGAGCTCACAAACAAG ATGGCCAGTGCCGGCCTGGTGCTGAATTTGAACAGCTTCGACAGCGTTAAAAACACTCCTGAGTTCCAGCAGACGGTCAATCCAAACTCACTTGTTTCAGTGCCTGGTAACCACAA GGTATCCCAGAGTGCACCCTCCCCAGAGTGCCTGAATCTGGACGACTCCATTGTGGAAATAGAG CTGTGTGCCAAGCAGGAGGACTGGAGGAAGATGGGGAATGTTTTCCGCTCCATTTGTCAGGTGTCCAAACATCCCCACCAGTTGGGGCGAATCAGCAGGCGCATCGCCACCGCGCTGCTCTCTGAGAGCAAAGACAAGCTGTCGCTGCCCTTTGCTACCTTCGCTGAGTCGG TGTGTCAGGGGGAAGATGACCTGGTCGGGAGTTTTTTGGGCAGAATTGGGGTCTCGCTCATGTTGAGATACCACAAAACGCAACAATGGTCAAAG GGTCGGAGGGTGGTGGATGTGCTGTCCTTTTCCAAAGTGAACTACTCCAAACTGAAGGGTTTGTTCGGGAACGAGAATGGAGCCTCGCGCTGCTCCCTGGTTACCGTGGCGGCTGAGCTGCTCCTCCTGAGTGGTAGCGTGGAGGGAGCGCTGAACACGCTGCGAG AAAACAAATGGTTCCTGGGTTCGTCGTTGTGGCCGTGTGACCCTGCCGATCTGGAGAGTAGAAGTCGTGTGTTGATGCGTCTGGCCGGGGAAACCTCTCACAGAGACACGCTGGAGGTCCTCTGTAATCTGCCTGGACTCGCAGAGCTAAACG ACACGGTCGGCATCCCCAAGTATGATCCTCTGTTTAACTCTCACCTGCAAGTGTGCGTGGACCGACAGATTCTCCCCGTAGCTTCAGACACCGTGGGCTTCATGCTCAGTAAGAAACTGTCCGTCGATCCTCTTCTGCTGCAAACGCTCCTGAACAAACTGGGAAAGCAGAACCTCTGGCCCCGCGCGCGGAGAGCCTTCAGTC ACGCCCTGAGTTCGGGCTACTACCCGGAGGTGTCGACGGGCTTCATGGCCCTGATGGTGCCCTGCTCTCTGGGGGAGGTGGAGCTGGCTCTCTGCTTGGAGATGTTCGTCACGGTCAGCGCTACGGACATCTTCCACCTATCAGAGACCTCCACTTCCTGTCTCAGTATCACTCTCAAAAG GACTCAGAACTGTGAGAGCGAGTACCTCTCCGCAGGAAGCCGCCTCCTCTCCGCAGCGTGCAGGCCGCTGCCCAAACTGGTCGTTCACTACACGGCCGTTAACTCGTCTCAGGATCAGGTTTTCACTTTAGACGTTTTCTCCGCTCGTTCCTGGCTCCGCCACAATCACCTGTGGGCCAACGAGGTGTGGACGCGCTGA
- the topaz1 gene encoding protein TOPAZ1 isoform X1 yields the protein MLPSSSRKKLNRTALTNFSLTLVPRSRRNLQNNFATEKPEENKLVPEPKDSNSFQNNNASVPSSLTSPANVTKTIEGEPEEPCVGTQKSKWRSKGDGSVHVIDQEGPCTRGKFQKCKPNTRSKSKHGVRTLKELCNLRLKFTWCDCTAADKKEVVKPKRGKMSCKKDLINEATKSKKSGVVKSGRCNSTQGGVNGKTRVGRRARDSGCKEKAKSAWCDPDPAAAQTGTRCSITAELSNDDEITLPSPARLAGSDGSLGKAAKSSVCSLCGDCKYISRHHTTLGEHWQKSSSCGPEHPTVKVENNKKATATSKKIIIWIDQYPKVMLCDIAKKREMRAGFSFEPGCLGHNKQEIKESVSAKEVQSVCRAPSPTEHQSHRTNEKTVSSHKRCRSLKSKSSTTCSASSSLREHTQEGQCRTRIHGRDVEEDPSSRSNLVGEEIHRDKRLKLGHGVKDGTLPSTPYFENVTDKDQAETDSVDKEMSVVSRACVERAVCDSSCFGPAEKENNVHNRPCDEKDNPTNTEAAEMSSEVFSETNEVEMEELDSFTCQRARPYIRNIQYSCARTFMSWPFPNSRLIPKPHTTDCQAEPIDLSARNNSNAPSDQIEPGISSKWTNDELPHSEASSITAHHVSIQKEDKREENGESILKERNVSSLSTEFASHLMEAEEPSLSLDKATFSKPSQRGKETQTDIVLAASSPVDRPEPDSSTLTPSPSALGLSDCETANTLSPMSSLFSHSGPSSLPATPSSLTLSSFLLKKVEAVESAYSPCTSSTPKCMVKAGYKEVFTCEESQITSWTSPSAPSHNSDSFDSCQSSLLLPQVEQESDEELLTHKTDSNVIMLPQILSPINSPQGKSRKSLLPPQSQDCPGDAKEDQHMDSSKRQVLPECHMPEIVNCNNENSKDDLEHNRKDLEGVSKATPKEVESSPYNNEDVEDANEEESQDETDNEDDVEQGNNKSDQVPSEAKRKASITSGALTEPCSSPSCDEDDDGSLSDEGQPSPIGKEGSSPSEVAGSDRDKSVEEDTQPSVLDDITAYEQDILLVDMIQDDFELFEKLPQERVLKLGPTRVTEAPKHRPVGVVKTLTPRIGGASLEFKEESSSVDTYDGSTDVTEQESRTWRPQCSRNPAPTQSSTWPSTEYTSLPDANNNLVNRVLERSQPIQTVKSLQNNFPPLMTARIGPLIKNPPNMTEVRCHKSKSYCRQYFSDSLFCRFKICHFQHVPKAGDEKLCIETVTRFAKKPMCLQKAGAVYTGYYQNNPPGTYFSMPVLLTLLWALLKAGMVSEVFSVLNVSLAHKIVPGPEFLLALFNIVKEKSLTSVVPDLRELTNKMASAGLVLNLNSFDSVKNTPEFQQTVNPNSLVSVPGNHKVSQSAPSPECLNLDDSIVEIELCAKQEDWRKMGNVFRSICQVSKHPHQLGRISRRIATALLSESKDKLSLPFATFAESVCQGEDDLVGSFLGRIGVSLMLRYHKTQQWSKGRRVVDVLSFSKVNYSKLKGLFGNENGASRCSLVTVAAELLLLSGSVEGALNTLRENKWFLGSSLWPCDPADLESRSRVLMRLAGETSHRDTLEVLCNLPGLAELNDTVGIPKYDPLFNSHLQVCVDRQILPVASDTVGFMLSKKLSVDPLLLQTLLNKLGKQNLWPRARRAFSHALSSGYYPEVSTGFMALMVPCSLGEVELALCLEMFVTVSATDIFHLSETSTSCLSITLKRTQNCESEYLSAGSRLLSAACRPLPKLVVHYTAVNSSQDQVFTLDVFSARSWLRHNHLWANEAAVDWENNQ from the exons ATGTTACCCTCTTCTAGCAGGAAAAAACTTAACCGAACCGCGTTGACAAACTTCAGTCTGACGCTGGTGCCGCGAAGTAGACGAAACTTACAGAATAATTTTGCAACTGAGAAACCAGAGGAAAACAAACTTGTTCCTGAACCTAAAGACAGTAACTCTTTCCAAAACAACAATGCATCTGTGCCATCGTCTTTAACAAGCCCCGCAAACGTGACGAAAACGATCGAAGGAGAACCGGAGGAGCCGTGCGTAGGAACGCAAAAGTCAAAATGGAGATCCAAAGGGGATGGTAGTGTGCACGTTATTGATCAAGAGGGACCATGCACCAGAGGCAAGTTTCAAAAGTGTAAACCAAACACCAGGAGCAAGAGCAAGCATGGGGTGCGCACTTTAAAGGAGCTCTGCAACCTCAGATTGAAGTTTACTTGGTGCGATTGCACGGCTGCAGACAAGAAAGAGGTGGTAAAACCAAAAAGGGGAAAAATGTCTTGCAAAAAGGACTTGATTAACGAGGCTACAAAGAGTAAAAAGTCAGGTGTAGTAAAATCTGGAAGGTGCAACTCCACACAAGGTGGTGTTAATGGGAAAACTCGCGTTGGTAGAAGAGCCAGGGACAGCGGGTGTAAAGAGAAGGCCAAGTCCGCCTGGTGTGATCCAGATCCGGCTGCTGCACAGACAGGAACACGGTGCTCCATTACCGCGGAACTGTCAA ATGATGATGAAATTACGCTCCCAAGCCCAGCCAGACTTGCTGGTTCAGATGGGTCTTTGGGAAAGGCTGCCAAATCCTCTGTTTGCAGCCTCTGTGGTGACTGTAAATACATTTCCCGTCATCATACAACTTTGGGTGAGCACTGGCAAAAAAGCAGTAGCTGTGGGCCAGAGCATCCTACGGTTAAGGTTGAGAACAATAAAAAAGCCACGGCCACCTCTAAGAAGATTATCATATGGATAGACCAGTACCCGAAGGTGATGCTTTGTGACATTGCAAAAAAACGAGAAATGAGAGCTGGATTTTCATTTGAGCCTGGGTGTTTAGGGCATAACAAGCAAGAAATCAAGGAAAGTGTTTCGGCTAAAGAAGTTCAGTCTGTCTGTCGTGCTCCGAGTCCTACTGAACACCAGAGCCATCGCACAAATGAAAAGACAGTATCCAGTCACAAGAGATGTCGTTCCCTGAAGAGTAAAAGCTCCACTACCTGTTCTGCTTCTTCCTCACTACGTGAACACACACAAGAAGGGCAGTGCAGGACTCGCATTCATGGCAGAGATGTTGAAGAGGATCCTAGCTCTCGATCCAACCTAGTAGGAGAGGAGATCCACAGGGACAAAAGACTGAAGCTAGGGCATGGTGTTAAAGATGGGACGTTGCCATCTACTCCGTATTTCGAAAATGTCACGGACAAAGACCAAGCAGAAACAGACTCTGTAGACAAAGAGATGTCTGTTGTAAGTCGAGCATGTGTAGAGCGTGCAGTTTGTGACAGCAGCTGTTTTGGCCCCGCTGAGAAAGAAAACAATGTCCACAATAGACCTTGTGATGAGAAAGACAATCCCACAAACACTGaggcagcagaaatgtcatcaGAAGTGTTCAGTGAGACCAACGAGGTTGAAATGGAGGAACTGGACTCATTTACCTGCCAGAGAGCGAGGCCCTATATCAGGAACATACAATATTCTTGTGCACGCACTTTTATGTCCTGGCCCTTCCCTAACAGTCGCTTGATCCCAAAACCACATACCACAGACTGTCAAGCAGAGCCTATTGATCTATCGGCTCGAAATAACAGCAACGCTCCATCCGATCAAATTGAGCCAGGTATATCCAGCAAATGGACCAATGATGAACTCCCACATTCAGAGGCCTCCTCAATCACAGCCCATCATGTTTCCATTCAAAAGGAAGACAAGCGAGAAGAGAATGGAGAAAGCATTTTAAAGGAGAGGAATGTGTCATCATTATCTACGGAGTTTGCATCTCACCTTATGGAAGCAGAAGAACCCAGTCTCTCCTTGGATAAGGCTACATTTTCCAAACCAAgtcagagaggaaaagagactcAAACTGACATAGTCTTAGCCGCATCTTCGCCAGTTGATAGACCTGAACCGGACAGCTCCACGTTGACCCCTTCCCCATCAGCTCTTGGCCTGAGTGACTGTGAAACTGCCAATACTTTATCTCCCATGTCATCTCTGTTCTCACACAGTGGTCCGAGCAGCCTTCCAGCCACACCCTCCTCTCTCACACTTTCATCGTTCCTACTGAAGAAAGTCGAAGCTGTGGAATCAGCTTATTCTCCATGTACGTCCTCAACACCCAAATGTATGGTCAAAGCTGGATATAAAGAAGTGTTCACCTGTGAAGAATCCCAAATAACATCATGGACTTCACCCTCTGCTCCTTCACATAACTCCGACTCCTTTGATTCATGTCAATCTTCCCTCCTCCTTCCTCAAGTCGAGCAAGAGAGTGACGAAGAACTCCTCACGCACAAAACGGATTCAAATGTTATTATGCTTCCACAGATTCTCTCTCCTATTAATTCCCCCCAAGGAAAATCACGAAAAAGCCTTTTGCCCCCCCAAAGCCAAGACTGCCCAGGTGACGCAAAGGAGGACCAACACATGGACTCCAGCAAACGTCAAGTGTTACCTGAATGTCACATGCCAGAAATTGTCAATTGCAATAATGAAAACTCAAAGGATGATCTTGAACATAATAGGAAAGACTTGGAAGGAGTCTCTAAAGCTACTCCAAAGGAAGTGGAGTCTTCGCCATACAATAATGAAGATGTGGAGGATGCTAATGAAGAGGAAAGCCAGGATGAAACCGACAACGAAGATGATGTGGAACAGGGTAACAACAAATCAGATCAAGTTCCTTCCGAGGCTAAGAGAAAGGCGAGCATAACCTCAGGAGCTCTGACAGAACCATGCTCTTCTCCCAGCTGTGATGAAGACGATGACGGGTCTCTCAGTGATGAAGGACAGCCAAGTCCTATTGGAAAAGAAGGATCTAGTCCATCTGAAGTAGCAGGCAGTGATAGGGATAAAAGTGTGGAAGAGGATACTCAGCCGAGCGTTCTGGACGATATCACAGCTTACGAACAGGACATCCTACTTGTCGATATGATCCAGGACGACTTCGAGCTGTTCGAAAAGCTGCCCCAGGAGAGAGTGCTGAAGCTGGGCCCCACCCGGGTCACAGAGGCCCCGAAACACAGACCTGTTGGAGTGGTGAAAACACTGACGCCCAGGATAGGTGGAGCATCACTGGAGTTTAAAGAAGA ATCGAGCTCAGTTGATACCTACGATGGCAGTACTGACGTCACAG aaCAGGAGAGCAGGACATGGAGACCTCAGTGTAGCAGAAACCCGGCCCCCACGCAAAGCAGCACATGGCCTTCGACTGAATACACG AGTCTCCCTGATGCCAACAACAATCTTGTCAACAGAGTTTTGGAGAG GAGCCAGCCCATCCAGACGGTGAAGTCCCTGCAAAACAACTTCCCTCCACTTATGACTGCAAGAATTG GGCCCTTGATCAAAAACCCACCCAACATGACCGAGGTCAGGTGCCACAAATCTAAGTCT TACTGCAGACAGTACTTCAGCGATTCGCTGTTCTGTCGGTTCAAGATCTGTCACTTCCAACATGTGCCTAAGGCGGGCGACGAGAAG TTGTGCATTGAAACTGTGACGCGGTTCGCCAAAAAACCAATGTGCCTTCAGAAAGCAG GAGCTGTGTATACAGGATACTACCAGAACAACCCACCTGGAACGTATTTCTCCATGCCCGTGCTCCTCACCCTCCTCTGGGCTCTGCTCAAAGCCGGCATGGTGTCAGAGGTCTTCTCGGTTCTCAACGTCAGCCTGGCTCACAAGATCGTG CCGGGCCCGGAGTTCCTGTTGGCCCTCTTCAACATTGTGAAAGAAAAGAGTCTCACAAGTGTTGTACCTGATCTCAGGGAGCTCACAAACAAG ATGGCCAGTGCCGGCCTGGTGCTGAATTTGAACAGCTTCGACAGCGTTAAAAACACTCCTGAGTTCCAGCAGACGGTCAATCCAAACTCACTTGTTTCAGTGCCTGGTAACCACAA GGTATCCCAGAGTGCACCCTCCCCAGAGTGCCTGAATCTGGACGACTCCATTGTGGAAATAGAG CTGTGTGCCAAGCAGGAGGACTGGAGGAAGATGGGGAATGTTTTCCGCTCCATTTGTCAGGTGTCCAAACATCCCCACCAGTTGGGGCGAATCAGCAGGCGCATCGCCACCGCGCTGCTCTCTGAGAGCAAAGACAAGCTGTCGCTGCCCTTTGCTACCTTCGCTGAGTCGG TGTGTCAGGGGGAAGATGACCTGGTCGGGAGTTTTTTGGGCAGAATTGGGGTCTCGCTCATGTTGAGATACCACAAAACGCAACAATGGTCAAAG GGTCGGAGGGTGGTGGATGTGCTGTCCTTTTCCAAAGTGAACTACTCCAAACTGAAGGGTTTGTTCGGGAACGAGAATGGAGCCTCGCGCTGCTCCCTGGTTACCGTGGCGGCTGAGCTGCTCCTCCTGAGTGGTAGCGTGGAGGGAGCGCTGAACACGCTGCGAG AAAACAAATGGTTCCTGGGTTCGTCGTTGTGGCCGTGTGACCCTGCCGATCTGGAGAGTAGAAGTCGTGTGTTGATGCGTCTGGCCGGGGAAACCTCTCACAGAGACACGCTGGAGGTCCTCTGTAATCTGCCTGGACTCGCAGAGCTAAACG ACACGGTCGGCATCCCCAAGTATGATCCTCTGTTTAACTCTCACCTGCAAGTGTGCGTGGACCGACAGATTCTCCCCGTAGCTTCAGACACCGTGGGCTTCATGCTCAGTAAGAAACTGTCCGTCGATCCTCTTCTGCTGCAAACGCTCCTGAACAAACTGGGAAAGCAGAACCTCTGGCCCCGCGCGCGGAGAGCCTTCAGTC ACGCCCTGAGTTCGGGCTACTACCCGGAGGTGTCGACGGGCTTCATGGCCCTGATGGTGCCCTGCTCTCTGGGGGAGGTGGAGCTGGCTCTCTGCTTGGAGATGTTCGTCACGGTCAGCGCTACGGACATCTTCCACCTATCAGAGACCTCCACTTCCTGTCTCAGTATCACTCTCAAAAG GACTCAGAACTGTGAGAGCGAGTACCTCTCCGCAGGAAGCCGCCTCCTCTCCGCAGCGTGCAGGCCGCTGCCCAAACTGGTCGTTCACTACACGGCCGTTAACTCGTCTCAGGATCAGGTTTTCACTTTAGACGTTTTCTCCGCTCGTTCCTGGCTCCGCCACAATCACCTGTGGGCCAACGAG GCTGCGGTTGACTGGGAAAACAACCAATGA